The Parvibaculaceae bacterium PLY_AMNH_Bact1 genome window below encodes:
- a CDS encoding septation protein A (Derived by automated computational analysis using gene prediction method: Protein Homology.) produces the protein MSGKQWLRMSLELGPLIVFFLMNSKADAFFGSPPEQNIFYATGMFMVATIIALIATYVLFKKIPMMPLVTGGFVLVFGGLTVFLQDEQFIKIKPTITNILFAAGLLGGLAFGKPTMKYLFDGAFKLDEMGWRKLTFRWGTFFIFLAIVNEIVWRNFSTDFWVSFKVFGIMPITAVFAMFQVKVVSDHQLVKPETDTKEV, from the coding sequence ATGAGCGGCAAACAATGGCTGCGCATGAGCCTTGAGCTTGGGCCTCTGATTGTCTTCTTCCTGATGAATTCAAAAGCTGATGCGTTTTTCGGCTCTCCACCGGAACAAAACATCTTCTATGCGACGGGCATGTTCATGGTTGCGACCATCATCGCCCTCATCGCCACCTATGTCCTGTTTAAGAAGATCCCCATGATGCCGCTGGTCACTGGTGGTTTTGTGCTTGTTTTTGGAGGGCTCACCGTCTTCTTGCAGGACGAACAATTCATCAAGATCAAACCAACCATCACAAACATATTGTTTGCGGCGGGCTTGTTGGGTGGACTGGCCTTCGGCAAACCCACAATGAAATATCTCTTCGACGGCGCTTTTAAGCTCGATGAAATGGGATGGCGCAAACTCACCTTTCGCTGGGGAACCTTTTTTATCTTCCTCGCGATTGTGAACGAGATCGTCTGGCGGAATTTCTCAACAGACTTCTGGGTCAGCTTCAAAGTCTTCGGCATCATGCCGATCACAGCCGTCTTCGCCATGTTCCAGGTAAAAGTTGTCTCCGATCATCAATTGGTGAAACCGGAAACCGACACGAAGGAAGTTTAA
- a CDS encoding DUF2332 family protein (Derived by automated computational analysis using gene prediction method: Protein Homology.) produces the protein MTDPIGAADAFKLQAGFCENLGSPFTARVLNALAEDIAAGGVVGDLLADFAEEPVAAALALRVAGALHRRALDDPNGTLGKMYAVAGSAGQNDDVLRTVLVEDITHNRPHYEAYLVGPPQTNEVGRSAVMIGGYLSIAAQTGLPLHVFEIGASAGLNLGCDRFYYRFGKEAWGDKASPVSLRPDWHGGLPPLHVDLRIAERQCCDIAPVDVGIHENQRLLESYIWPDQPERLARLRGAVAIAKDLETRVLPESADVFVEKALDGLASNAVSVIAHTVMWQYMPEDMRARIESTIRQAGEEASEESPVAWLRLEPIDVKDPPTLRLNLWPGGETQDLAIAHPHGASVKWL, from the coding sequence ATGACAGACCCGATTGGTGCCGCAGACGCCTTCAAACTGCAGGCCGGGTTTTGTGAGAATTTGGGGTCACCATTTACAGCTCGTGTTCTTAACGCTCTGGCTGAAGATATTGCTGCTGGCGGTGTTGTGGGTGACTTGCTTGCCGATTTTGCTGAAGAGCCGGTCGCCGCTGCACTTGCGCTAAGAGTAGCTGGTGCGCTTCATCGCAGGGCGTTGGATGACCCGAATGGTACTTTGGGAAAAATGTATGCAGTGGCAGGCAGCGCCGGGCAAAATGATGATGTTTTACGCACGGTCTTGGTGGAAGACATCACTCATAACCGGCCCCATTATGAGGCCTATCTTGTGGGACCACCGCAGACCAATGAAGTCGGGCGTTCCGCCGTGATGATTGGCGGGTACCTGTCGATTGCTGCGCAAACGGGATTGCCCCTTCATGTGTTTGAGATTGGCGCGAGTGCCGGCCTTAATCTTGGGTGCGACCGTTTTTACTATCGATTTGGAAAAGAGGCTTGGGGTGACAAAGCCTCACCAGTGTCGCTTAGGCCCGATTGGCACGGTGGGCTTCCGCCGCTTCACGTGGATCTCCGGATTGCCGAGCGTCAATGCTGTGACATCGCGCCGGTAGATGTGGGCATTCATGAGAACCAACGTCTGTTGGAATCCTATATCTGGCCGGATCAGCCTGAGCGTCTTGCGCGTCTTCGTGGCGCGGTTGCTATCGCTAAGGACCTTGAAACGCGTGTGCTCCCTGAAAGCGCGGATGTCTTTGTGGAAAAGGCTCTCGACGGTCTTGCGTCCAATGCCGTCAGCGTTATTGCTCACACGGTCATGTGGCAATACATGCCCGAGGACATGCGGGCCCGGATTGAGAGCACGATCCGTCAAGCTGGCGAGGAGGCCTCAGAGGAAAGCCCGGTCGCCTGGCTTAGGCTGGAGCCGATTGATGTCAAAGATCCACCGACTTTGCGTCTTAATTTATGGCCGGGTGGCGAGACACAGGACCTCGCGATTGCGCATCCTCACGGTGCATCGGTGAAGTGGCTCTAA
- a CDS encoding NUDIX hydrolase (Derived by automated computational analysis using gene prediction method: Protein Homology.) encodes MGNENEKSGGARLGLPAPSGFSHRVPDGDNFPRAVCDTCGFINYVNPKIVVGSVVTHGDAFLLCRRAIQPRHGFWTLPAGFMEEGETTEDGARREAYEEANAKIEIKDLLAVYNIPRISQVQLMYRAELPTPEFSAGAESLEVGLFTWDEIPWDELAFPSVYWALTQFRSVLGEETIVPFANPEGELGNQMPGHGKSS; translated from the coding sequence ATGGGAAATGAAAACGAGAAAAGCGGTGGTGCTAGACTTGGCTTACCTGCCCCCAGTGGTTTCAGTCATCGCGTGCCAGATGGAGACAATTTTCCCCGAGCCGTTTGCGACACATGTGGTTTCATTAACTACGTAAACCCAAAGATTGTTGTCGGATCGGTTGTGACCCATGGGGATGCGTTTCTTTTGTGTCGCCGGGCCATTCAACCAAGACATGGGTTTTGGACGCTCCCGGCAGGTTTTATGGAAGAAGGGGAGACCACTGAAGATGGGGCGCGTAGAGAAGCGTATGAAGAAGCCAATGCGAAGATAGAGATCAAAGACTTACTTGCAGTCTACAACATTCCACGTATCTCGCAGGTGCAGCTTATGTATCGGGCAGAATTGCCAACACCTGAATTTTCAGCAGGCGCTGAGAGTCTGGAAGTTGGTCTTTTCACCTGGGATGAAATTCCCTGGGACGAACTTGCTTTTCCAAGCGTGTATTGGGCGCTCACCCAGTTCCGCTCTGTGCTGGGAGAGGAGACCATCGTTCCTTTCGCCAACCCTGAAGGGGAACTCGGCAATCAGATGCCGGGACATGGCAAGAGTTCATGA
- a CDS encoding MarR family transcriptional regulator (Derived by automated computational analysis using gene prediction method: Protein Homology. GO_function: GO:0003700 - DNA-binding transcription factor activity [Evidence IEA]; GO_process: GO:0006355 - regulation of DNA-templated transcription [Evidence IEA]): MATRKSKGFDLDGSLSHLLRRTQQFAYDQFAQAVSDSGLTPRQFVVLVAVGDAEGLSQTDLVNRTGIDRSTLADMVARMIDRGLLTRKRTKEDARANSVRLSAAGRRALKAAEPGAQAAETALLALIPKTVQKDLKKNLGLLADAVTEAKEAAPAPKKKVVTRKKTAKKKAPVRKKTARR, encoded by the coding sequence ATGGCGACTCGTAAGTCGAAAGGCTTCGACCTGGATGGTTCCCTCAGCCACCTGCTTCGTCGAACACAACAATTTGCTTATGACCAATTCGCTCAAGCTGTGAGCGATAGTGGTCTTACCCCCCGTCAATTTGTCGTCCTCGTTGCCGTTGGTGACGCTGAAGGACTAAGCCAAACAGACTTGGTAAACCGTACAGGGATTGACCGGTCTACATTGGCCGACATGGTCGCGCGGATGATTGATCGCGGCCTCCTTACACGCAAACGCACCAAAGAAGACGCACGGGCAAACTCTGTACGTCTGTCAGCAGCAGGGCGCCGTGCGCTCAAAGCAGCAGAACCCGGAGCGCAGGCTGCAGAAACAGCGCTCCTCGCGCTCATTCCAAAGACGGTTCAAAAGGACCTCAAGAAGAACTTAGGCCTGCTTGCAGATGCGGTGACGGAAGCAAAAGAAGCAGCTCCCGCGCCCAAAAAGAAAGTCGTTACACGAAAGAAGACGGCGAAGAAGAAAGCGCCTGTGCGGAAGAAAACGGCACGACGCTAA
- a CDS encoding hypothetical protein (Derived by automated computational analysis using gene prediction method: GeneMarkS-2+.) yields the protein MKPVVSAAQIAAQAYAQKTIAPRSTAPSGFVVDAKAAPSKGATPVRRISEETEAFKIEISAEALDAASRDGGRGAQVADTPIAENADDVAEIAFQPVDNVSVNNGRREAPFAHEKLAVTENEAPRSPGSVLDITI from the coding sequence ATGAAACCGGTGGTCAGTGCAGCACAGATAGCCGCTCAGGCGTATGCGCAGAAGACAATTGCGCCCCGCAGCACCGCTCCGTCTGGTTTTGTTGTTGATGCGAAAGCCGCCCCATCCAAAGGCGCGACGCCGGTTCGGCGGATCTCGGAAGAGACAGAAGCTTTTAAGATTGAAATCAGTGCAGAAGCGCTGGATGCGGCCAGTCGCGATGGCGGCCGTGGAGCGCAGGTCGCGGACACTCCGATAGCTGAAAATGCGGATGATGTTGCCGAGATCGCTTTCCAGCCTGTCGACAATGTTTCAGTGAATAATGGCCGTCGTGAAGCGCCCTTTGCGCACGAGAAGCTGGCTGTGACGGAAAATGAAGCGCCGCGATCGCCAGGATCTGTTCTGGACATCACCATCTAG
- a CDS encoding DsbE family thiol:disulfide interchange protein (Derived by automated computational analysis using gene prediction method: Protein Homology.), which translates to MKLSTLLPVVGFFGLAALFYVAIFGGDPSEVPSALLGKPVPDFTLPAVADTGVPGFATDDLIQGEVTVVNVWASWCVPCRQEHPLLEALARESGAPIFGLNYKDSGDAAQRFLATLGNPFARVGADRDGRVSIDWGVYGVPETFVVDGEGKIVLKHVGAIDPTSLTEKILPAIERARGPKLSPDSPGP; encoded by the coding sequence ATGAAGCTTTCAACGCTTCTTCCCGTTGTCGGATTTTTTGGCCTTGCCGCTCTTTTTTACGTCGCGATTTTTGGCGGCGACCCGTCAGAAGTTCCCTCAGCCCTTTTGGGCAAGCCGGTGCCAGACTTCACGCTTCCCGCTGTCGCAGATACCGGCGTGCCAGGGTTTGCGACCGATGACCTCATTCAAGGCGAGGTCACTGTGGTGAATGTCTGGGCGTCCTGGTGTGTGCCGTGCCGTCAGGAGCATCCGCTGTTGGAGGCTTTGGCGCGGGAAAGTGGTGCTCCGATATTTGGGCTGAACTACAAAGATAGTGGTGATGCCGCTCAGAGGTTCCTCGCAACACTTGGCAATCCTTTTGCGCGCGTCGGCGCAGACCGTGATGGACGGGTGTCCATCGATTGGGGTGTTTATGGGGTGCCAGAAACGTTTGTGGTCGACGGCGAGGGCAAGATCGTCCTCAAACATGTGGGCGCGATTGATCCGACAAGCCTGACAGAGAAGATTTTGCCCGCTATTGAGCGGGCCCGGGGCCCCAAGTTGTCCCCAGATTCCCCAGGTCCTTGA
- the ccmD gene encoding heme exporter protein CcmD (Derived by automated computational analysis using gene prediction method: Protein Homology. GO_component: GO:0016020 - membrane [Evidence IEA]; GO_process: GO:0015886 - heme transport [Evidence IEA]; GO_process: GO:0017004 - cytochrome complex assembly [Evidence IEA]): MDSWAEFFNMGGYGPYIWSSFLIAVIVMFGLALQSWLDLKKQKRLVAELEARAERKRA, translated from the coding sequence ATGGATAGCTGGGCAGAGTTCTTCAATATGGGCGGGTATGGGCCCTATATCTGGTCGTCCTTTCTGATTGCTGTCATCGTGATGTTTGGCCTTGCGCTGCAAAGCTGGTTGGACCTTAAGAAACAAAAGCGTCTGGTTGCGGAGCTTGAAGCGCGTGCGGAGCGCAAGCGGGCATGA
- a CDS encoding heme ABC transporter permease (Derived by automated computational analysis using gene prediction method: Protein Homology.), producing MAWSIHTYANPTRFMNFSAIVLPYVWALAGAGIGIGLYLSFFVAPPDYQQGDSVRIMFVHVPSAWLSQFGYGIMVASSIVALIFRHPLADVAAKSAAPIGAVFTFLALVAGGLWGKPMWGTYWVWDARTTSTLVLLFIYLGYMALWATIEDPNRAARVAAVLAIVGAVNLPIIRFSVDWWNTLHQPASVFRLDGPTIHSSLLWPLFVVALGFTFFFIGVLMVRMRAEILRRKVRTLQMQQAAA from the coding sequence ATGGCCTGGTCAATTCACACATATGCCAATCCGACGCGGTTTATGAACTTCTCCGCGATTGTGCTTCCTTACGTCTGGGCGCTGGCGGGGGCGGGTATTGGAATTGGCCTCTATCTTTCGTTCTTTGTTGCACCGCCTGACTACCAGCAGGGCGACAGTGTGCGGATTATGTTTGTGCACGTCCCGTCTGCCTGGCTCTCTCAGTTCGGCTACGGGATCATGGTGGCGTCGAGCATTGTGGCGCTGATCTTCCGTCATCCGCTGGCAGATGTAGCTGCGAAGTCTGCGGCACCTATCGGCGCTGTCTTTACCTTCCTCGCGCTTGTTGCAGGTGGATTGTGGGGCAAGCCCATGTGGGGAACCTATTGGGTGTGGGATGCCCGCACGACGTCTACGCTGGTGCTGCTGTTCATTTATCTCGGCTATATGGCGCTCTGGGCCACTATTGAGGACCCAAACCGTGCGGCGCGCGTGGCCGCGGTGCTTGCGATTGTGGGGGCGGTCAACCTTCCGATCATCCGCTTCTCGGTTGACTGGTGGAACACACTTCATCAGCCCGCAAGTGTCTTCCGTCTCGATGGACCTACCATCCATTCGTCCTTGCTCTGGCCGCTCTTTGTGGTGGCGCTGGGCTTCACATTTTTCTTTATCGGCGTCTTGATGGTGCGAATGCGGGCGGAAATTTTGCGACGTAAAGTGCGCACCCTTCAGATGCAACAGGCAGCGGCGTAA
- the ccmB gene encoding heme exporter protein CcmB (Derived by automated computational analysis using gene prediction method: Protein Homology. GO_function: GO:0015232 - heme transmembrane transporter activity [Evidence IEA]; GO_process: GO:0015886 - heme transport [Evidence IEA]), with protein MNAFFALVQRDVRLATRVGGGGGMAVFFFLIVLSIVPFGIGPDLNLLTRIAPGMLWVALLLSALLTLDRLFQADQEDGTLDLLVLAPQPLELTVLAKAVSHWLTTGLPLVIAAPVLGLMLNLPLEGMLPLMGAMLIGSPALSLLGAVGAALSVGVRRGGLLISLLVLPFYVPVLIFGVSASRAALVAVPGDLGGQSLLLLGAVSLASLVVGPVGGAAALRVAVK; from the coding sequence ATGAACGCTTTCTTTGCTTTGGTGCAGCGGGATGTGCGTCTTGCCACGCGGGTCGGTGGTGGCGGCGGGATGGCGGTGTTCTTTTTCCTGATTGTCCTGTCGATCGTCCCTTTCGGGATTGGTCCGGACCTCAATCTGCTCACCCGTATTGCGCCGGGCATGTTGTGGGTGGCGCTCCTGCTCTCGGCCCTACTGACACTTGATCGATTGTTTCAAGCAGACCAGGAAGACGGGACGCTCGATCTGCTGGTCCTGGCGCCCCAGCCGCTGGAGCTCACCGTGCTGGCAAAAGCGGTCAGCCATTGGCTCACGACAGGTTTGCCTCTGGTGATCGCCGCTCCGGTCTTGGGTCTTATGCTCAACCTGCCGCTTGAGGGCATGTTGCCACTGATGGGTGCCATGCTGATTGGGTCACCTGCCCTGTCTCTTTTGGGGGCGGTCGGGGCGGCTCTCTCTGTTGGGGTGCGGCGCGGTGGTCTGCTGATCTCGCTGCTTGTGCTGCCTTTTTATGTGCCGGTGCTGATCTTTGGTGTGAGCGCCAGCAGGGCGGCTCTTGTGGCTGTTCCGGGCGATTTAGGCGGGCAATCGCTGCTTCTGCTCGGAGCCGTGAGCCTTGCGTCCCTCGTTGTGGGGCCTGTTGGTGGCGCAGCGGCACTCCGGGTGGCGGTGAAATGA
- the ccmA gene encoding heme ABC exporter ATP-binding protein CcmA (Derived by automated computational analysis using gene prediction method: Protein Homology. GO_component: GO:0043190 - ATP-binding cassette (ABC) transporter complex [Evidence IEA]; GO_function: GO:0015439 - ABC-type heme transporter activity [Evidence IEA]; GO_process: GO:0015886 - heme transport [Evidence IEA]) yields the protein MGLTVTNLSCVRGEREVFRDLSFQVAPSEMLTLVGPNGSGKSSLLRQLGGLLEVTGGEITLQGARADQTIADVALYAGHLDAVKAPLSVFENLSFWAEFYGVSVTQVERALDAFSLDHLGHLPAGVLSAGQKRRLGLSRLALIDRPLWLLDEPTVSLDTASITALGDLMRAHLKTGGTILAATHVDLGIEGTRTLDLSSNGGAPT from the coding sequence ATGGGCCTCACCGTCACGAACCTTTCCTGCGTGCGCGGTGAGCGCGAAGTCTTTCGTGATCTGTCTTTTCAAGTCGCACCAAGTGAGATGCTAACCCTTGTGGGGCCGAACGGGTCCGGCAAATCCAGTCTTCTGCGCCAGCTTGGCGGTTTGCTGGAGGTAACGGGTGGTGAAATTACATTGCAGGGGGCGAGGGCGGACCAAACTATCGCGGACGTTGCGCTCTATGCGGGACATCTGGATGCGGTGAAAGCACCGCTTAGCGTGTTTGAAAATTTGAGTTTCTGGGCTGAGTTCTATGGTGTTTCTGTTACCCAAGTGGAGCGCGCTCTCGACGCTTTCAGTCTCGACCATCTTGGACACCTGCCTGCCGGTGTTCTGTCGGCCGGTCAAAAGCGGCGATTGGGGCTTTCGCGCTTGGCGCTCATTGACCGACCTCTCTGGCTTCTCGATGAACCGACCGTATCCCTTGATACAGCAAGTATCACTGCGCTTGGCGACCTTATGCGGGCCCATCTTAAGACCGGCGGGACTATTCTTGCGGCAACTCATGTTGACCTAGGCATTGAGGGCACGCGCACCCTGGACTTGAGCAGCAATGGGGGGGCACCGACATGA
- a CDS encoding crotonase/enoyl-CoA hydratase family protein (Derived by automated computational analysis using gene prediction method: Protein Homology. GO_function: GO:0003824 - catalytic activity [Evidence IEA]) has product MAVRTEKSGAVTTVILDRVDVRNAVDRATAEELAEAFLAFERDDEASVGVFVGANGTFCAGADLKAVAQGGGSGNSVPPAGTGLQFDRLAADGPMGPSRMVLSKPVIGAISGYAVAGGMELALWCDMRVMEADAVMGVFCRRWGVPLVDGGTVRLPRLIGHSRAMDLILTGRPVDAEEALSFGLANRVVPAGEGRAAAEALAEELARFPQNCLRSDRMSAYEQWDLPYDQAMAGETIRGRAVLASGETVAGATRFAGGKGRGGNFDDI; this is encoded by the coding sequence ATGGCAGTAAGAACAGAAAAAAGCGGCGCTGTAACGACGGTCATTCTCGACCGGGTAGATGTGCGAAACGCTGTTGATCGGGCGACGGCAGAAGAGCTCGCAGAAGCATTTCTCGCATTTGAGAGAGATGATGAAGCGTCTGTTGGCGTTTTTGTTGGGGCAAACGGAACCTTTTGTGCAGGTGCGGACCTGAAAGCGGTCGCCCAAGGCGGGGGTAGCGGGAATAGCGTTCCACCTGCCGGCACCGGGCTTCAGTTTGACCGCCTTGCTGCTGACGGCCCCATGGGGCCATCGCGCATGGTGCTCTCCAAACCGGTCATCGGTGCCATTTCTGGCTATGCGGTCGCAGGCGGCATGGAGCTCGCACTCTGGTGTGACATGCGGGTCATGGAAGCAGATGCTGTGATGGGGGTGTTTTGTCGCCGGTGGGGCGTGCCTTTGGTTGATGGAGGCACCGTTCGGCTTCCCCGTCTCATTGGCCATTCGCGCGCTATGGATTTGATCCTGACGGGGCGGCCCGTGGATGCTGAAGAAGCGCTGAGTTTCGGGCTTGCCAACCGTGTTGTCCCTGCGGGAGAGGGGCGCGCTGCAGCAGAGGCGCTCGCAGAAGAACTGGCGCGGTTCCCTCAAAATTGTCTGCGCAGCGACAGGATGTCTGCTTATGAGCAGTGGGATCTGCCTTATGATCAGGCAATGGCGGGTGAAACCATACGAGGACGTGCGGTGCTTGCATCAGGCGAAACTGTTGCCGGAGCGACGCGGTTTGCGGGTGGTAAGGGACGAGGCGGCAATTTTGACGACATCTGA